The following coding sequences lie in one Oncorhynchus gorbuscha isolate QuinsamMale2020 ecotype Even-year linkage group LG10, OgorEven_v1.0, whole genome shotgun sequence genomic window:
- the LOC124045736 gene encoding mRNA-decapping enzyme 1A-like isoform X3, whose translation MNGCASPHHGFTIMNRLSTENLVEPINKDLEFQLQDPFLLYRNANLGIYSIWFYDKKDCQRIAQLMVKIVKQEALQGHRGSPERADVPGRTNGCSNDILELLSKAKDEFHRTQAGETELSVTAEQRVNTETLKSAGDTTAHAHSASQPEQSSHSGQRQITVEELFGSSLPKEANLLPAMPTQSSTDPAATAPVSFLQAQSYAPPNPFQPLLTPRLTADPGGNNRHLTPGLISLMEARGSPGPGYTLYPVFPGGPSGDPQPQHSVSPLLVTPSGIEACGPPPGPLSAYLGKEPAYLKPSRSDLHKPALTPSVLPSPLATPQSFREPITKPAALCSMPTGRVQAVPVKAGLVVPGAGTSLTGAKHSILLSPSAFQHSVAKTTELQRKAAPPSPPPAATGGVELPQPSYNRIQLQDALIHLIKNDPVFLSTIHEAYLHSLSKDLSYVKL comes from the exons TGGGCATATACAGCATCTGGTTTTACGATAAGAAGGACTGCCAGCGCATCGCTCAGCTCATGGTGAA GATTGTGAAGCAGGAAGCCTTGCAGGGCCACCGGGGCTCCCCAGAGAGGGCTGACGTCCCTGGGAGGACCAATGGCTGCTCCAATGACATCCTGGAGCTCCTCAGCAAGGCCAAGGATGAGTTCCACAGG ACTCAGGCGGGGGAAACAGAGCTGTCCGTTACTGCTGAGCAGAGGGTGAACACCGAGACGCTGAAATCAGCCGGTGACACTACAGCGCACGCTCACAGCGCCTCACAGCCAGAACAG AGCTCCCACTCTGGCCAGAGGCAGATCACTGTGGAGGAGCTGTTTGGCAGTTCTCTACCGAAGGAGGCCAACCTGCTGCCAGCCATGCCCACCCAGAGTTCCACAGACCCTGCTGCCACAGCCCCCGTCAGCTTCCTCCAGGCCCAGAGCTATGCTCCGCCCAACCCTTTCCAGCCCTTACTGACACCCCGCCTCACAGCAGACCCAGGGGGAAACAACCGGCACCTCACCCCTGGTCTGATCTCCCTGATGGAGGCCAGAGGGAGCCCTGGCCCAGGCTACACCCTCTACCCTGTGTTCCCCGGTGGACCTTCAGGGGACCCCCAACCCCAGCACTCTGTGTCCCCACTGTTGGTTACGCCATCTGGGATTGAGGCTTGTGGTCCTCCACCTGGCCCTCTGTCGGCCTACCTGGGGAAGGAACCGGCCTACCTGAAACCCAGCCGCTCTGATCTCCACAAACCCGCCCTCACACCTAGCGTCTTGCCCAGCCCGCTGGCCACACCCCAGAGCTTCAGAGAGCCAATCACCAAGCCCGCTGCCCTCTGCAGCATGCCCACAGGCCGTGTGCAG GCTGTCCCTGTGAAGGCGGGTCTTGTGGTACCGGGGGCGGGCACATCACTTACGGGGGCAAAGCACTCCATTCTGCTCTCACCAAGCGCCTTTCAGCATTCTGTTGCCAAGACAACGGAACTGCAGAGGAAAGCTGCCCCTCCCTCGCCTCCGCCCGCAGCCACAGGGGGGGTGGAGCTCCCCCAACCCTCCTACAACAGGATTCAGTTACAAGACGCACTCATCCACCTCATCAAG AATGACCCAGTGTTTCTCAGTACCATCCACGAGGCCTACCTCCACAGTCTCTCCAAGGACCTGAGCTACGTCAAGCTATAG
- the LOC124045736 gene encoding mRNA-decapping enzyme 1A-like isoform X4, whose product MNRLSTENLVEPINKDLEFQLQDPFLLYRNANLGIYSIWFYDKKDCQRIAQLMVKIVKQEALQGHRGSPERADVPGRTNGCSNDILELLSKAKDEFHRTQAGETELSVTAEQRVNTETLKSAGDTTAHAHSASQPEQSSHSGQRQITVEELFGSSLPKEANLLPAMPTQSSTDPAATAPVSFLQAQSYAPPNPFQPLLTPRLTADPGGNNRHLTPGLISLMEARGSPGPGYTLYPVFPGGPSGDPQPQHSVSPLLVTPSGIEACGPPPGPLSAYLGKEPAYLKPSRSDLHKPALTPSVLPSPLATPQSFREPITKPAALCSMPTGRVQAVPVKAGLVVPGAGTSLTGAKHSILLSPSAFQHSVAKTTELQRKAAPPSPPPAATGGVELPQPSYNRIQLQDALIHLIKNDPVFLSTIHEAYLHSLSKDLSYVKL is encoded by the exons TGGGCATATACAGCATCTGGTTTTACGATAAGAAGGACTGCCAGCGCATCGCTCAGCTCATGGTGAA GATTGTGAAGCAGGAAGCCTTGCAGGGCCACCGGGGCTCCCCAGAGAGGGCTGACGTCCCTGGGAGGACCAATGGCTGCTCCAATGACATCCTGGAGCTCCTCAGCAAGGCCAAGGATGAGTTCCACAGG ACTCAGGCGGGGGAAACAGAGCTGTCCGTTACTGCTGAGCAGAGGGTGAACACCGAGACGCTGAAATCAGCCGGTGACACTACAGCGCACGCTCACAGCGCCTCACAGCCAGAACAG AGCTCCCACTCTGGCCAGAGGCAGATCACTGTGGAGGAGCTGTTTGGCAGTTCTCTACCGAAGGAGGCCAACCTGCTGCCAGCCATGCCCACCCAGAGTTCCACAGACCCTGCTGCCACAGCCCCCGTCAGCTTCCTCCAGGCCCAGAGCTATGCTCCGCCCAACCCTTTCCAGCCCTTACTGACACCCCGCCTCACAGCAGACCCAGGGGGAAACAACCGGCACCTCACCCCTGGTCTGATCTCCCTGATGGAGGCCAGAGGGAGCCCTGGCCCAGGCTACACCCTCTACCCTGTGTTCCCCGGTGGACCTTCAGGGGACCCCCAACCCCAGCACTCTGTGTCCCCACTGTTGGTTACGCCATCTGGGATTGAGGCTTGTGGTCCTCCACCTGGCCCTCTGTCGGCCTACCTGGGGAAGGAACCGGCCTACCTGAAACCCAGCCGCTCTGATCTCCACAAACCCGCCCTCACACCTAGCGTCTTGCCCAGCCCGCTGGCCACACCCCAGAGCTTCAGAGAGCCAATCACCAAGCCCGCTGCCCTCTGCAGCATGCCCACAGGCCGTGTGCAG GCTGTCCCTGTGAAGGCGGGTCTTGTGGTACCGGGGGCGGGCACATCACTTACGGGGGCAAAGCACTCCATTCTGCTCTCACCAAGCGCCTTTCAGCATTCTGTTGCCAAGACAACGGAACTGCAGAGGAAAGCTGCCCCTCCCTCGCCTCCGCCCGCAGCCACAGGGGGGGTGGAGCTCCCCCAACCCTCCTACAACAGGATTCAGTTACAAGACGCACTCATCCACCTCATCAAG AATGACCCAGTGTTTCTCAGTACCATCCACGAGGCCTACCTCCACAGTCTCTCCAAGGACCTGAGCTACGTCAAGCTATAG
- the LOC124045736 gene encoding mRNA-decapping enzyme 1A-like isoform X5 — MLTSVIFPSRLGVPPTVGIYSIWFYDKKDCQRIAQLMVKIVKQEALQGHRGSPERADVPGRTNGCSNDILELLSKAKDEFHRTQAGETELSVTAEQRVNTETLKSAGDTTAHAHSASQPEQSSHSGQRQITVEELFGSSLPKEANLLPAMPTQSSTDPAATAPVSFLQAQSYAPPNPFQPLLTPRLTADPGGNNRHLTPGLISLMEARGSPGPGYTLYPVFPGGPSGDPQPQHSVSPLLVTPSGIEACGPPPGPLSAYLGKEPAYLKPSRSDLHKPALTPSVLPSPLATPQSFREPITKPAALCSMPTGRVQAVPVKAGLVVPGAGTSLTGAKHSILLSPSAFQHSVAKTTELQRKAAPPSPPPAATGGVELPQPSYNRIQLQDALIHLIKNDPVFLSTIHEAYLHSLSKDLSYVKL, encoded by the exons TCAGTCATATTTCCCTCTCGTCTTGGTGTCCCTCCTACAGTGGGCATATACAGCATCTGGTTTTACGATAAGAAGGACTGCCAGCGCATCGCTCAGCTCATGGTGAA GATTGTGAAGCAGGAAGCCTTGCAGGGCCACCGGGGCTCCCCAGAGAGGGCTGACGTCCCTGGGAGGACCAATGGCTGCTCCAATGACATCCTGGAGCTCCTCAGCAAGGCCAAGGATGAGTTCCACAGG ACTCAGGCGGGGGAAACAGAGCTGTCCGTTACTGCTGAGCAGAGGGTGAACACCGAGACGCTGAAATCAGCCGGTGACACTACAGCGCACGCTCACAGCGCCTCACAGCCAGAACAG AGCTCCCACTCTGGCCAGAGGCAGATCACTGTGGAGGAGCTGTTTGGCAGTTCTCTACCGAAGGAGGCCAACCTGCTGCCAGCCATGCCCACCCAGAGTTCCACAGACCCTGCTGCCACAGCCCCCGTCAGCTTCCTCCAGGCCCAGAGCTATGCTCCGCCCAACCCTTTCCAGCCCTTACTGACACCCCGCCTCACAGCAGACCCAGGGGGAAACAACCGGCACCTCACCCCTGGTCTGATCTCCCTGATGGAGGCCAGAGGGAGCCCTGGCCCAGGCTACACCCTCTACCCTGTGTTCCCCGGTGGACCTTCAGGGGACCCCCAACCCCAGCACTCTGTGTCCCCACTGTTGGTTACGCCATCTGGGATTGAGGCTTGTGGTCCTCCACCTGGCCCTCTGTCGGCCTACCTGGGGAAGGAACCGGCCTACCTGAAACCCAGCCGCTCTGATCTCCACAAACCCGCCCTCACACCTAGCGTCTTGCCCAGCCCGCTGGCCACACCCCAGAGCTTCAGAGAGCCAATCACCAAGCCCGCTGCCCTCTGCAGCATGCCCACAGGCCGTGTGCAG GCTGTCCCTGTGAAGGCGGGTCTTGTGGTACCGGGGGCGGGCACATCACTTACGGGGGCAAAGCACTCCATTCTGCTCTCACCAAGCGCCTTTCAGCATTCTGTTGCCAAGACAACGGAACTGCAGAGGAAAGCTGCCCCTCCCTCGCCTCCGCCCGCAGCCACAGGGGGGGTGGAGCTCCCCCAACCCTCCTACAACAGGATTCAGTTACAAGACGCACTCATCCACCTCATCAAG AATGACCCAGTGTTTCTCAGTACCATCCACGAGGCCTACCTCCACAGTCTCTCCAAGGACCTGAGCTACGTCAAGCTATAG